The following are from one region of the Corylus avellana chromosome ca1, CavTom2PMs-1.0 genome:
- the LOC132181444 gene encoding uncharacterized protein LOC132181444, translating into MSTMQLTACRPKLYAGNRPQSHCLPSKPCILPIHADFVPRTSLRLAPNASHHQQVMPVSKYQQNMPVCLLGAKGSMEGGNGGSPWQALKNVFGRFKGKSLEGELRQQLEKKQFYDDSGSGSGIKRPPGGGGGGDGDGGDGSGESEDEGLAGIIDETVQVILATIGFIFLYVYIITGEELTRLAKDYIKYLFGGSRSNRLRRAMYKWGRFYKKMTEKKKYDKFWLEKAIIGTPTWWDSPEKYRRLIMSLGSEGSNSDE; encoded by the exons ATGAGCACCATGCAGCTTACTGCCTGCCGGCCGAAACTCTATGCCGGAAATAGACCTCAATCGCACTGCCTCCCTTCTAAGCCATGTATTTTACCCATCCATGCTGATTTTGTCCCTAGGACTTCTTTGAGGCTGGCCCCGAATGCATCACATCACCAACAAGTCATGCCTGTGTCGAAGTACCAGCAAAACATGCCTGTTTGCTTGTTAGGGGCTAAAGGAAGCATGGAAGGTGGCAATGGG GGTTCTCCATGGCAAGCTCTTAAGAACGTTTTTGGAAGGTTTAAGGGAAAGTCACTAGAAGGTGAATTACGGCAGCAGCTTGAGAAGAAACAATTCTATGATGACAGTGGCAGTGGCAGTGGCATAAAGCGTCCACcaggaggaggtggtggtggtgatggggATGGTGGGGATGGTTCTGGTGAATCAGAGGATGAAGGCCTTGCTGGAATCATTGATGAAACTGTTCAAGTGATTTTAGCGACCATCGGCTTTATTTTCCTG TACGTTTACATCATCACTGGTGAGGAGCTGACCCGGCTAGCAAAGGACTACATCAAGTATTTATTTGGTGGAAGTCGGAGTAATCGTTTAAGGCGTGCCATGTACAAGTGGGGAAGGTTTTACAAGAAGATGACGGAGAAGAAGAAGTATGATAAGTTTTGGTTGGAAAAGGCAATTATCGGTACCCCAACTTGGTGGGACAGCCCTGAAAAGTACCGGCGTCTCATTATGTCGTTAGGATCAGAAGGATCAAATTCTGATGAGTAA